The following nucleotide sequence is from Agromyces sp. SYSU T00194.
GGCCTACGCCGAACTCATCGAGGAGGTCGGCACCGACGACGTGTCGTTCCGCCTCATCGCGCTGCGCGCCGGCGTGGGGGAGCGCACCGTCTTCCGTCACTACCCGACCCGCGTCGACCTCCTGCTGGCGACCTCGGCCTGGATCGAGGCGACGATCTTCACCCGTCAGGACTCCGAGTCGATCTTCGACGTGCCCATCGCCATCCGCGAGGCGGTCGAGGCGTACGACCGGCGTCCGGAGCTCGCCCACGTCGTCGCCGAGTCGGCGATGCGCGGCGTGAACGGCGCCGAACCGGCCCCGCAGCGGTCGCACTTCGACGCGATGCTGCGACGCGAGGTCCCGTCGCTCGACGACGGCGAGCGTCGGGACATCGTCGCGGCGCTCTGCCACCTCGACTCGTCCGCGACGTGGGTGACCATGCGGCGCGAGTTCGGCATGAGCGGCCGCGACATCGCCGACGCGGCGACCTGGGCGGCCGAGGCCGTCCTCGACCCGATCCGCGACCTGGGGGGCGCGGCCTAGGGCCGCTCGCCGTCGATCGGGATCAGGCCGGCGCCGACGCGCGCTCCTGCGCGCGCGTGGCGAGCCACCCCGCGAGCCAGGCGAGCACGACGGTGCCGACGATGATCGGCCCGAACCAGTCGAGGTCGGTCGCCGCCACCGCCACCACCGGCGCCCAGCGCACGCCGAGCGCGCCGACGAGCACGCCGCACAGCCCCACCGTGCCGACCACGACCGCCACCGCGACCGAGATCGAGAGCAGCGCGGCGTTGTACCGGCGTCGTCGCTCGGGCCGGTCGGCCGACCAGCGGTAGATCCCGGCCGTGACGACGCTGTTGAGCCCGTCGCACATGACCATGCCCCCGGTGAACAGCAGGGGCAGCACCATGGCCGCGTACCAGGGCAGCACCACGCCCGCGCCGCCCGCCAGCAGCAGCAGGGTGATCGACGACGCCGTGTCGAAGCCGAGGCCGAACAGCAGGCCGACGACGAACATCTTCCAGGGCGCGTCGAGCGTCGCCGAGGTCCGCGCGATCAGTCGCGAGACGGGGCCTGCGGCGACCGGTCGGTCGTCCCGGCCGTGGGCGGCCGGGTCGGCATGCCGGGGGGACCCCCGGAACAGGCCAGCGAGGATGACGAGGTTCGTCGCCGCCATCGCCAGCAGGAACACGCTCGAGACGGTCGGCCCCCAGACGCCGGCGACCGATGCCAGGGGCGAGTCGTCCACCCCGATCTGCGACGTGAGCGCACCGAGGCCGGCGGTGACGAGCCCGACCGCGACGAGCACCACCGTCGAGTGGCCGAGCGCGAACCAGAGGCCCACGCCGGCCGGATCGCGGCCGTCGGCGACGAGCTTCCGGCTCGTGTTGTCGATCGCGGCGATGTGGTCGGCATCGAACGCGTGCCGCATGCCGAGCACGAATGCCGTGGTCGCGAGGCCGATGCCGAACGCGGCCGTGCCGGCCCGCGCGTCCGCGGGCAGCACGACCGCCGCGAACAGGGCCCACCCGACGACCGGCAGCCCGATGACCACGAACAGGGTGGCGCGCGCCGCCGGGGTGAGCCTGCTCACGCGAGGCTCCGGGCCCGGTCGGGTCGCTCGGCCGGCGGTGTCGGGGAAGACGCGTGCGGCGGCGCGACGCGCACCAGTCCCGCGAGCGGGCTCTCGTGCGCCGCCTCGCCGAGGTGGCGCAGCAGCGTGCCCCCGCGCTCGAGGTCGAGCCTGGTCGCGCCGGCGACGTCGTCGACGGGTGCGCGGTCGCCGAGCGCGAGGATCCCGTCCATGACGCGGTGGTGCCCGAGGATGCCGGGGACCGGGTCGCTGCCGGAGACGTCGAGCGTCTCGTGCAGCAGGGGCCCCGTGCCGTCGGAGGCATCCGTGGTCGACCGGAGCCGACCGCCGCGCTCGCCGGCGCGGCCCAGCACCAGGGTCTCCCGGCAGGTGGCCGATGCCCCCGGGCCGAGCACGATCGTGAGGGAGCGCCGGAGGTCGCCGGCGTCGGTGACGACGGTGGGCAGCCCGTCCCAGGCCACGTGCGCGTCGGCGGCGAGCTCGATGCGGGCGTGCCAGCCCGACGGCTCGCCCGCACCGTCGCGCCCGTAGACGACGAGCCCGCCGATGTCGACGAGGGTGAGCGTGCAGCCCGGCCCGACCGCGATGCGCATGCGCACCTCGTCGCCGGGCAGCAGCATGGCCCGGCCCGCGACGAGTGCGACCTCGGCGGCCCGCCCACGGCGGCGCACCAGTCGCGGCACCACGAGCTCGCCCGAGAGGGCGCACGACACCTCGTCGCCGCGGGGCGCGACGTCGACGACGGTGGGCCTCACGGGTGCGCGTGCTCCGCGTGGTCGTGCTCCGCATGCTCGTGGGTCGCGTGGTCGTGCGGGGCGGCACCCGCGTGCGCGTGGTCGTCCTCGCCGCCCTCATGGGTGTGCAGGTAGCCGGTGCCGTCCTCGTCCGCGTGGAAGTGGGGCGCCATGGGGCCCGGGTCCTGCGGCACGTGGGAGCCCGCGCGGTGCGCGGCGAGCACCGACAGCACCCACGCGCGCAGCGCGGCCACCGAAACCTCGTCGGTGCGCGAGAGGGCGAGCACGGGGCGTCCGTCGCGCGCCTCGGTCGCGTCGGCCACCATCTGCGGCACGTCGACGCCCACGTACGGCGCGAGGTCGGTCTTGTTGACGACCAGCAGGTCGGCGCGGCCGATGCCCGGGCCGCCCTTGCGGGCGACGTCGCCGCCGCCGGCCACGTCGAGCACGAAGATCTGCGCGTCGACGAGCGCGGGGGAGAAGGTGGCGGTGAGGTTGTCGCCGCCCGACTCGATCACGACGAGGTCGAGCGGGTCGAAGGTGCGCTCGAGGTCCTCGGCGGCCAGGAGGTTCGCGGTGACGTCGTCGCGGATCGCGGTGTGCGGGCAGGCGCCCGTCTCGACCGCGATGATGCGCTCGGGCGCCAGCACCCCCGCGGAGCGCAGG
It contains:
- a CDS encoding HoxN/HupN/NixA family nickel/cobalt transporter — encoded protein: MSRLTPAARATLFVVIGLPVVGWALFAAVVLPADARAGTAAFGIGLATTAFVLGMRHAFDADHIAAIDNTSRKLVADGRDPAGVGLWFALGHSTVVLVAVGLVTAGLGALTSQIGVDDSPLASVAGVWGPTVSSVFLLAMAATNLVILAGLFRGSPRHADPAAHGRDDRPVAAGPVSRLIARTSATLDAPWKMFVVGLLFGLGFDTASSITLLLLAGGAGVVLPWYAAMVLPLLFTGGMVMCDGLNSVVTAGIYRWSADRPERRRRYNAALLSISVAVAVVVGTVGLCGVLVGALGVRWAPVVAVAATDLDWFGPIIVGTVVLAWLAGWLATRAQERASAPA
- a CDS encoding urease accessory protein UreD — encoded protein: MRPTVVDVAPRGDEVSCALSGELVVPRLVRRRGRAAEVALVAGRAMLLPGDEVRMRIAVGPGCTLTLVDIGGLVVYGRDGAGEPSGWHARIELAADAHVAWDGLPTVVTDAGDLRRSLTIVLGPGASATCRETLVLGRAGERGGRLRSTTDASDGTGPLLHETLDVSGSDPVPGILGHHRVMDGILALGDRAPVDDVAGATRLDLERGGTLLRHLGEAAHESPLAGLVRVAPPHASSPTPPAERPDRARSLA
- the ureG gene encoding urease accessory protein UreG → MPENPSTPRALRLGVAGPVGTGKSSLIATVCRALADEIRIGVITNDIYTDEDARFLRSAGVLAPERIIAVETGACPHTAIRDDVTANLLAAEDLERTFDPLDLVVIESGGDNLTATFSPALVDAQIFVLDVAGGGDVARKGGPGIGRADLLVVNKTDLAPYVGVDVPQMVADATEARDGRPVLALSRTDEVSVAALRAWVLSVLAAHRAGSHVPQDPGPMAPHFHADEDGTGYLHTHEGGEDDHAHAGAAPHDHATHEHAEHDHAEHAHP
- a CDS encoding TetR/AcrR family transcriptional regulator; amino-acid sequence: MTTSAPELSGTQASILAAYAELIEEVGTDDVSFRLIALRAGVGERTVFRHYPTRVDLLLATSAWIEATIFTRQDSESIFDVPIAIREAVEAYDRRPELAHVVAESAMRGVNGAEPAPQRSHFDAMLRREVPSLDDGERRDIVAALCHLDSSATWVTMRREFGMSGRDIADAATWAAEAVLDPIRDLGGAA